One Tursiops truncatus isolate mTurTru1 chromosome 3, mTurTru1.mat.Y, whole genome shotgun sequence DNA segment encodes these proteins:
- the MCIDAS gene encoding multicilin, with protein sequence MQACGGTAAGRRAFDSICPNRMLDLRGRPFGKPGKLERKFAPARKLFLGSSGSSPVSVYEDPPDAELAALPALTTIDLQDLADCSSLLGSDAPPSGNSAASQNHSLQTAADFDLQDFRDTVDDLIADSSSMMSPPLAGGDFPFSPCDVLPFGPCLSPQALQSPPLRPPDVPPPEQYWKEVADQNQRALGDALVENNQLHVTLTQKQEEIASLKERNVQLKELASRTRHLASVLDKLMITQSRDFGAAAEPIPLKATSKRSLEELFSAGQDCAEVDAILREISERCDEALQSRDPKRLRLQPELPSTDGRPGNLHGAFRGLRTDCSRSALNLSHSELEEGGSFSTSIRSHSTIRTLAFPQGNAFTIRTANGGYKFRWVPS encoded by the exons ATGCAGGCGTGCGGGGGCACCGCGGCGGGTCGCCGGGCCTTCGACAGCATTTGCCCCAATAGGATGCTGGATCTGCGAGGCCGGCCGTTCGGCAAGCCCGGGAAGCTGGAGAGGAAG TTCGCCCCTGCGCGGAAGCTCTTTCTCGGTAGCAGCGGCAGCAGCCCGGTGTCGGTGTACGAGGATCCCCCAGACGCCGAGCTCGCTGCGCTGCCAG CCCTCACCACCATAGACCTGCAGGACCTCGCTGACTGCTCCTCGTTACTCGGGTCCGACGCGCCGCCTAGTGGTAATTCGGCCGCCTCACAG AACCACTCCCTGCAAACGGCAGCGGACTTCGATCTGCAGGATTTCAGAGACACCGTGGATGATCTCATTGCAG ACTCATCCTCTATGATGTCGCCTCCCCTGGCGGGCGGAGacttccccttctctccttgcGACGTACTGCCGTTTGGTCCCTGTCTCTCCCCACAAGCCTTGCAGTCACCGCCGCTGCGCCCTCCCGACGTGCCCCCACCAGAGCAGTACTGGAAGGAGGTGGCCGACCAGAACCAGAGGGCGTTGGGGGACGCACTCGTGGAGAATAACCAA CTGCACGTGACGTTGACCCAGAAACAGGAGGAGATCGCCTCACTGAAGGAGCGGAACGTGCAACTGAAGGAACTCGCCAGTCGGACACGGCACCTGGCCTCGGTGCTGGAT AAGCTGATGATCACACAGTCCCGGGATTTCGGGGCGGCAGCTGAGCCCATCCCACTCAAGGCGACTTCCAAAAGGAGCCTGGAGGAGTTGTTCAGCGCGGGGCAGGATTGCGCGGAAGTGGACGCCATCCTGAGGGAGATTTCCGAGCGCTGCGATGAAGCGCTGCAGAGCCGCGATCCCAAGCGGCTCCGGCTGCAGCCCGAGCTCCCGAGCACGGACGGCAGGCCTGGGAACCTGCACGGCGCCTTCCGGGGGCTGCGCACAGACTGCAGCCGGAGCGCGCTGAACCTGAGCCACAGTGAGCTGGAGGAGGGCGGCTCCTTCAGCACCTCCATCCGCAGCCACAGCACCATCCGTACCCTCGCTTTCCCCCAGGGAAATGCCTTCACCATCCGGACAGCCAACGGGGGTTACAAATTCCGCTGGGTCCCCAGTTGA